A single Dermacentor albipictus isolate Rhodes 1998 colony chromosome 3, USDA_Dalb.pri_finalv2, whole genome shotgun sequence DNA region contains:
- the LOC139057438 gene encoding sorting nexin-17-like isoform X1, translating to MFSHYSCSFRPLHIASTSIVCVSYVGAGPSSLFRNHLELALYAVFKAYNIHVNGAFHCAVRYKQLHSLHDQLKKVFGSAALPPFPPKKLLPLTPTQTEERRGFLEKYIQLASQDARVSSDEAFTGFLLSAQQETMGAPPKEVDFDVFLMNWQKVAVSVLSTDPTDVVMDAVAREIGLPPDLICYFALFLVKRTDADIIIQKRLENFEAPYLSQTSAGPGHCIVIRKSYWDSGWDNALMDDRVALNLAYVQTLSDVERGWVVVPKDTQRQLATLQAKGSKKEYLQLARTLKYYGYLQFAPCFCDYPQPDTRVLISAGGRELNFRLALAQDQYKEISFRVTRIRCWRITTAVIDHANGECSGNSQSSDGKHQRLELSFEYLMSKNKLQWITVVSSQAILLSVCLQGMVGELLLKKQGADRPQGTNPRQRPSSSRRGSWSFLKRDGSSYQISVSRSASTDGIVHETREDGKSRTREATRKHSDPKRNSGITSPKATMENDAFEGIGDDDL from the exons ATGTTTTCTCACTACAGCTGTTCTTTTCGTCCCCTACACATCGCGAGCACTTCGATAGTTTGTGTATCATATGTAGGTGCAGGTCCTTCTTCCTTATTTCGGAACCATCTAGAGCTCGCCTTATACGCAGTTTTCAAA GCATATAACATACACGTGAATGGAGCCTTTCATTGTGCCGTTCGCTATAAGCAGCTCCACAGTCTGCATGATCAG CTAAAAAAGGTGTTTGGATCAGCAGCACTCCCTCCGTTCCCACCGAAAAAGCTGTTACCATTGACACCAACTCAAACTGAGGAACGACGAGGATTTCTTGAAAAATACATACAGCTAG CCAGCCAAGATGCTCGCGTCTCATCCGACGAGGCTTTCACAGGCTTCCTGCTGTCTGCTCAGCAGGAGACCATGGGTGCCCCTCCCAAGGAGGTTGACTTTGACGTGTTTCTAATGAATTGGCAAAAGGTCGCCGTCTCTGTGCTCTCCACAGACCCCACTGACGTGGTTATGGAT GCAGTAGCAAGGGAGATCGGATTGCCTCCAGACCTCATATGCTACTTTGCTTTGTTTTTAGTAAAAAGGACAGATGCGGACATAATCA TTCAGAAACGGCTAGAAAACTTTGAGGCCCCTTACCTCTCCCAAACATCAGCTGGTCCAGGTCACTGTATTGTTATCAGGAAAAG CTACTGGGACAGCGGTTGGGACAATGCACTGATGGATGACCGTGTAGCTCTGAACCTAGCCTACGTGCAGACGTTAAGTGACGTGGAACGTGGCTGGGTGGTTGTGCCCAAAGACACGCAGCGACAGCTAGCCACCCTTCAAGCCAAGGGCTCCAAAAAGGAG TATCTACAACTGGCACGGACTCTCAAGTATTACGGCTATCTCCAATTTGCTCCCTGCTTTTGCGACTATCCACAGCCTGATACTCGGGTTCTCATAAGTGCTGGTGGCAGAGAGCTCAACTTCAGGCTTGCCTTAGCACAG GACCAGTACAAAGAAATCAGCTTTCGAGTCACAAGAATACGATGTTGGAGGATCACAACAGCT GTGATAGACCATGCAAACGGAGAGTGTTCTGGGAACTCTCAAAGTTCAGATGGAAAGCACCAGAGACTGGAGCTTTCATTCGAGTACCTGATGAGCAAGAACAAGCTCCAGTGGATCACAGTGGTCAGCAGTCAG GCAATTCTGCTGAGTGTGTGCCTGCAAGGCATGGTGGGTGAACTGCTACTCAAGAAGCAAGGTGCTGACCGACCCCAGGGTACCAACCCTCGCCAGAGGCCCAGTAGCAGTCGTCGTGGCTCGTGGAGCTTCCTCAAGCGCGATGGTTCCAGCTACCAGATCTCTGTCAGCCGATCAGCATCTACCGACGGTATCGTCCATGAGACG CGAGAGGATGGCAAATCTAGGACAAGGGAGGCCACTCGAAAGCACAGT GACCCTAAACGCAACAGTGGGATCACATCTCCAAAGGCAACCATGGAGAATGACGCGTTTGAAGGCATTGGGGATGACGATCTTTGA
- the LOC139057438 gene encoding sorting nexin-17-like isoform X3 produces the protein MHFSIPDTQELKDESGSTYVAYNIHVNGAFHCAVRYKQLHSLHDQLKKVFGSAALPPFPPKKLLPLTPTQTEERRGFLEKYIQLASQDARVSSDEAFTGFLLSAQQETMGAPPKEVDFDVFLMNWQKVAVSVLSTDPTDVVMDAVAREIGLPPDLICYFALFLVKRTDADIIIQKRLENFEAPYLSQTSAGPGHCIVIRKSYWDSGWDNALMDDRVALNLAYVQTLSDVERGWVVVPKDTQRQLATLQAKGSKKEYLQLARTLKYYGYLQFAPCFCDYPQPDTRVLISAGGRELNFRLALAQDQYKEISFRVTRIRCWRITTAVIDHANGECSGNSQSSDGKHQRLELSFEYLMSKNKLQWITVVSSQAILLSVCLQGMVGELLLKKQGADRPQGTNPRQRPSSSRRGSWSFLKRDGSSYQISVSRSASTDGIVHETREDGKSRTREATRKHSDPKRNSGITSPKATMENDAFEGIGDDDL, from the exons ATGCATTTTTCCATACCGGATACGCAAGAACTTAAAGACGAAAGCGGCTCCACATACGTC GCATATAACATACACGTGAATGGAGCCTTTCATTGTGCCGTTCGCTATAAGCAGCTCCACAGTCTGCATGATCAG CTAAAAAAGGTGTTTGGATCAGCAGCACTCCCTCCGTTCCCACCGAAAAAGCTGTTACCATTGACACCAACTCAAACTGAGGAACGACGAGGATTTCTTGAAAAATACATACAGCTAG CCAGCCAAGATGCTCGCGTCTCATCCGACGAGGCTTTCACAGGCTTCCTGCTGTCTGCTCAGCAGGAGACCATGGGTGCCCCTCCCAAGGAGGTTGACTTTGACGTGTTTCTAATGAATTGGCAAAAGGTCGCCGTCTCTGTGCTCTCCACAGACCCCACTGACGTGGTTATGGAT GCAGTAGCAAGGGAGATCGGATTGCCTCCAGACCTCATATGCTACTTTGCTTTGTTTTTAGTAAAAAGGACAGATGCGGACATAATCA TTCAGAAACGGCTAGAAAACTTTGAGGCCCCTTACCTCTCCCAAACATCAGCTGGTCCAGGTCACTGTATTGTTATCAGGAAAAG CTACTGGGACAGCGGTTGGGACAATGCACTGATGGATGACCGTGTAGCTCTGAACCTAGCCTACGTGCAGACGTTAAGTGACGTGGAACGTGGCTGGGTGGTTGTGCCCAAAGACACGCAGCGACAGCTAGCCACCCTTCAAGCCAAGGGCTCCAAAAAGGAG TATCTACAACTGGCACGGACTCTCAAGTATTACGGCTATCTCCAATTTGCTCCCTGCTTTTGCGACTATCCACAGCCTGATACTCGGGTTCTCATAAGTGCTGGTGGCAGAGAGCTCAACTTCAGGCTTGCCTTAGCACAG GACCAGTACAAAGAAATCAGCTTTCGAGTCACAAGAATACGATGTTGGAGGATCACAACAGCT GTGATAGACCATGCAAACGGAGAGTGTTCTGGGAACTCTCAAAGTTCAGATGGAAAGCACCAGAGACTGGAGCTTTCATTCGAGTACCTGATGAGCAAGAACAAGCTCCAGTGGATCACAGTGGTCAGCAGTCAG GCAATTCTGCTGAGTGTGTGCCTGCAAGGCATGGTGGGTGAACTGCTACTCAAGAAGCAAGGTGCTGACCGACCCCAGGGTACCAACCCTCGCCAGAGGCCCAGTAGCAGTCGTCGTGGCTCGTGGAGCTTCCTCAAGCGCGATGGTTCCAGCTACCAGATCTCTGTCAGCCGATCAGCATCTACCGACGGTATCGTCCATGAGACG CGAGAGGATGGCAAATCTAGGACAAGGGAGGCCACTCGAAAGCACAGT GACCCTAAACGCAACAGTGGGATCACATCTCCAAAGGCAACCATGGAGAATGACGCGTTTGAAGGCATTGGGGATGACGATCTTTGA
- the LOC139057438 gene encoding sorting nexin-17-like isoform X4 produces MHYAAHTQAYNIHVNGAFHCAVRYKQLHSLHDQLKKVFGSAALPPFPPKKLLPLTPTQTEERRGFLEKYIQLASQDARVSSDEAFTGFLLSAQQETMGAPPKEVDFDVFLMNWQKVAVSVLSTDPTDVVMDAVAREIGLPPDLICYFALFLVKRTDADIIIQKRLENFEAPYLSQTSAGPGHCIVIRKSYWDSGWDNALMDDRVALNLAYVQTLSDVERGWVVVPKDTQRQLATLQAKGSKKEYLQLARTLKYYGYLQFAPCFCDYPQPDTRVLISAGGRELNFRLALAQDQYKEISFRVTRIRCWRITTAVIDHANGECSGNSQSSDGKHQRLELSFEYLMSKNKLQWITVVSSQAILLSVCLQGMVGELLLKKQGADRPQGTNPRQRPSSSRRGSWSFLKRDGSSYQISVSRSASTDGIVHETREDGKSRTREATRKHSDPKRNSGITSPKATMENDAFEGIGDDDL; encoded by the exons ATGCACTACGCCGCCCACACACAG GCATATAACATACACGTGAATGGAGCCTTTCATTGTGCCGTTCGCTATAAGCAGCTCCACAGTCTGCATGATCAG CTAAAAAAGGTGTTTGGATCAGCAGCACTCCCTCCGTTCCCACCGAAAAAGCTGTTACCATTGACACCAACTCAAACTGAGGAACGACGAGGATTTCTTGAAAAATACATACAGCTAG CCAGCCAAGATGCTCGCGTCTCATCCGACGAGGCTTTCACAGGCTTCCTGCTGTCTGCTCAGCAGGAGACCATGGGTGCCCCTCCCAAGGAGGTTGACTTTGACGTGTTTCTAATGAATTGGCAAAAGGTCGCCGTCTCTGTGCTCTCCACAGACCCCACTGACGTGGTTATGGAT GCAGTAGCAAGGGAGATCGGATTGCCTCCAGACCTCATATGCTACTTTGCTTTGTTTTTAGTAAAAAGGACAGATGCGGACATAATCA TTCAGAAACGGCTAGAAAACTTTGAGGCCCCTTACCTCTCCCAAACATCAGCTGGTCCAGGTCACTGTATTGTTATCAGGAAAAG CTACTGGGACAGCGGTTGGGACAATGCACTGATGGATGACCGTGTAGCTCTGAACCTAGCCTACGTGCAGACGTTAAGTGACGTGGAACGTGGCTGGGTGGTTGTGCCCAAAGACACGCAGCGACAGCTAGCCACCCTTCAAGCCAAGGGCTCCAAAAAGGAG TATCTACAACTGGCACGGACTCTCAAGTATTACGGCTATCTCCAATTTGCTCCCTGCTTTTGCGACTATCCACAGCCTGATACTCGGGTTCTCATAAGTGCTGGTGGCAGAGAGCTCAACTTCAGGCTTGCCTTAGCACAG GACCAGTACAAAGAAATCAGCTTTCGAGTCACAAGAATACGATGTTGGAGGATCACAACAGCT GTGATAGACCATGCAAACGGAGAGTGTTCTGGGAACTCTCAAAGTTCAGATGGAAAGCACCAGAGACTGGAGCTTTCATTCGAGTACCTGATGAGCAAGAACAAGCTCCAGTGGATCACAGTGGTCAGCAGTCAG GCAATTCTGCTGAGTGTGTGCCTGCAAGGCATGGTGGGTGAACTGCTACTCAAGAAGCAAGGTGCTGACCGACCCCAGGGTACCAACCCTCGCCAGAGGCCCAGTAGCAGTCGTCGTGGCTCGTGGAGCTTCCTCAAGCGCGATGGTTCCAGCTACCAGATCTCTGTCAGCCGATCAGCATCTACCGACGGTATCGTCCATGAGACG CGAGAGGATGGCAAATCTAGGACAAGGGAGGCCACTCGAAAGCACAGT GACCCTAAACGCAACAGTGGGATCACATCTCCAAAGGCAACCATGGAGAATGACGCGTTTGAAGGCATTGGGGATGACGATCTTTGA
- the LOC139057438 gene encoding sorting nexin-17-like isoform X2 has product MFSHYSCSFRPLHIASTSIVCVSYVGAGPSSLFRNHLELALYAVFKAYNIHVNGAFHCAVRYKQLHSLHDQLKKVFGSAALPPFPPKKLLPLTPTQTEERRGFLEKYIQLASQDARVSSDEAFTGFLLSAQQETMGAPPKEVDFDVFLMNWQKVAVSVLSTDPTDVVMDAVAREIGLPPDLICYFALFLVKRTDADIIIQKRLENFEAPYLSQTSAGPGHCIVIRKSYWDSGWDNALMDDRVALNLAYVQTLSDVERGWVVVPKDTQRQLATLQAKGSKKEPDTRVLISAGGRELNFRLALAQDQYKEISFRVTRIRCWRITTAVIDHANGECSGNSQSSDGKHQRLELSFEYLMSKNKLQWITVVSSQAILLSVCLQGMVGELLLKKQGADRPQGTNPRQRPSSSRRGSWSFLKRDGSSYQISVSRSASTDGIVHETREDGKSRTREATRKHSDPKRNSGITSPKATMENDAFEGIGDDDL; this is encoded by the exons ATGTTTTCTCACTACAGCTGTTCTTTTCGTCCCCTACACATCGCGAGCACTTCGATAGTTTGTGTATCATATGTAGGTGCAGGTCCTTCTTCCTTATTTCGGAACCATCTAGAGCTCGCCTTATACGCAGTTTTCAAA GCATATAACATACACGTGAATGGAGCCTTTCATTGTGCCGTTCGCTATAAGCAGCTCCACAGTCTGCATGATCAG CTAAAAAAGGTGTTTGGATCAGCAGCACTCCCTCCGTTCCCACCGAAAAAGCTGTTACCATTGACACCAACTCAAACTGAGGAACGACGAGGATTTCTTGAAAAATACATACAGCTAG CCAGCCAAGATGCTCGCGTCTCATCCGACGAGGCTTTCACAGGCTTCCTGCTGTCTGCTCAGCAGGAGACCATGGGTGCCCCTCCCAAGGAGGTTGACTTTGACGTGTTTCTAATGAATTGGCAAAAGGTCGCCGTCTCTGTGCTCTCCACAGACCCCACTGACGTGGTTATGGAT GCAGTAGCAAGGGAGATCGGATTGCCTCCAGACCTCATATGCTACTTTGCTTTGTTTTTAGTAAAAAGGACAGATGCGGACATAATCA TTCAGAAACGGCTAGAAAACTTTGAGGCCCCTTACCTCTCCCAAACATCAGCTGGTCCAGGTCACTGTATTGTTATCAGGAAAAG CTACTGGGACAGCGGTTGGGACAATGCACTGATGGATGACCGTGTAGCTCTGAACCTAGCCTACGTGCAGACGTTAAGTGACGTGGAACGTGGCTGGGTGGTTGTGCCCAAAGACACGCAGCGACAGCTAGCCACCCTTCAAGCCAAGGGCTCCAAAAAGGAG CCTGATACTCGGGTTCTCATAAGTGCTGGTGGCAGAGAGCTCAACTTCAGGCTTGCCTTAGCACAG GACCAGTACAAAGAAATCAGCTTTCGAGTCACAAGAATACGATGTTGGAGGATCACAACAGCT GTGATAGACCATGCAAACGGAGAGTGTTCTGGGAACTCTCAAAGTTCAGATGGAAAGCACCAGAGACTGGAGCTTTCATTCGAGTACCTGATGAGCAAGAACAAGCTCCAGTGGATCACAGTGGTCAGCAGTCAG GCAATTCTGCTGAGTGTGTGCCTGCAAGGCATGGTGGGTGAACTGCTACTCAAGAAGCAAGGTGCTGACCGACCCCAGGGTACCAACCCTCGCCAGAGGCCCAGTAGCAGTCGTCGTGGCTCGTGGAGCTTCCTCAAGCGCGATGGTTCCAGCTACCAGATCTCTGTCAGCCGATCAGCATCTACCGACGGTATCGTCCATGAGACG CGAGAGGATGGCAAATCTAGGACAAGGGAGGCCACTCGAAAGCACAGT GACCCTAAACGCAACAGTGGGATCACATCTCCAAAGGCAACCATGGAGAATGACGCGTTTGAAGGCATTGGGGATGACGATCTTTGA